One region of Carbonactinospora thermoautotrophica genomic DNA includes:
- a CDS encoding serine/threonine-protein kinase: MGEVFAGRYELVDPLGHGGAGAVWRVWDRKRREYVAAKILQQRDATALLRFVREQALRFEHPHILAPIGWAAEDDKVLFTMGLVRGGSVADLIRAHGPLPLSFTAILLDQLFQALDVVHRAGFVHRDIKPANLLLEATGTGRPHLRLSDFGIAVARDEPRLTDLRFIVGTPGYLSPERLLGADPEPTQDLFSAGVVACQMLTGQQPPRDLADQLSADPGWAALAGFPEPIRAVVARLLAYRPEDRYATAAEARTALKVVS, encoded by the coding sequence GTGGGTGAGGTTTTCGCGGGCCGGTACGAGCTGGTGGACCCCCTGGGCCATGGCGGCGCCGGCGCGGTGTGGCGCGTGTGGGACCGGAAGCGGCGCGAGTACGTCGCCGCCAAGATCCTGCAGCAGCGGGACGCGACCGCGCTGCTCCGGTTCGTACGTGAACAGGCGCTGCGGTTCGAGCACCCGCACATCCTCGCACCGATCGGCTGGGCCGCCGAGGACGACAAGGTGCTGTTCACCATGGGCCTGGTGCGGGGCGGTTCGGTCGCCGACCTGATCCGCGCGCACGGCCCGCTGCCGCTGTCGTTCACCGCGATCCTGCTCGACCAGCTTTTCCAGGCGCTCGACGTGGTACACCGCGCGGGCTTCGTCCACCGCGACATCAAGCCCGCGAATCTCCTGCTGGAGGCGACCGGCACCGGGCGGCCCCACCTGCGGCTGTCCGACTTCGGGATCGCCGTCGCCCGGGACGAGCCGCGCCTGACCGATCTGCGCTTCATCGTGGGCACCCCCGGTTATCTCTCCCCCGAGCGCTTGCTCGGGGCCGACCCCGAACCTACCCAGGACCTGTTCTCGGCCGGCGTCGTGGCCTGCCAGATGCTCACCGGTCAGCAGCCGCCACGCGACCTCGCCGACCAACTGTCCGCCGATCCGGGGTGGGCTGCGCTCGCCGGGTTCCCCGAGCCGATCCGTGCGGTCGTGGCCCGGCTACTGGCGTACCGGCCGGAAGACCGGTACGCGACGGCGGCGGAGGCCCGGACCGCGCTAAAGGTTGTCTCGTAA